From a single Micromonospora carbonacea genomic region:
- a CDS encoding GNAT family N-acetyltransferase — MALWRIRATVDDRPGYLSVLTASLALRGVNILTVQVHTTEVGAVDDFLVDAPDTLDEAELIAAVERGRGRDCWVARSEARGLADQPTRVLGLATRLVRDPDAAGEALRTLLGADEVTWRPAAVAGGITGTTMTLPDPTGGSYELRRTAPSFTPAEYARAQALAELAATVGRREADQVTLVLPDGAEAVVRPATAGDLTAVVDLHRACSADTLHRRYLGGAAQPAAARLGRLLEPAQGLTLVAAVADPAGAVVTGPGWPTSAPGGALDGFAGAVAGSGGAVDGFAGALDGSAGAVAGSGGAAGPGGAAVGSGGAAEPVVAMANLLVEGDEAEVALLVRDDWQRRGIGTALLRRLVRHAERAGLAALVLHVQAENTPMLRTVRRLARPTVTERDGTLITVSLAVTGAPAGVVPAQLRRR, encoded by the coding sequence ATGGCGCTGTGGCGGATCCGAGCCACCGTGGACGACCGGCCGGGCTACCTGTCGGTCCTCACGGCGAGCCTTGCGTTGCGCGGGGTCAACATCCTCACCGTGCAGGTGCACACCACCGAGGTCGGCGCGGTCGACGACTTCCTCGTCGACGCGCCGGACACCCTCGACGAGGCGGAGCTGATCGCGGCCGTGGAACGGGGCCGGGGCCGGGACTGCTGGGTGGCGCGCAGCGAGGCGCGCGGCCTTGCCGACCAGCCCACCCGGGTGCTCGGCCTGGCCACCCGGCTGGTCCGCGACCCCGACGCGGCGGGGGAGGCGCTGCGCACGCTGCTCGGCGCCGACGAGGTCACCTGGCGGCCCGCCGCCGTCGCGGGGGGCATCACCGGCACGACGATGACCCTGCCCGACCCCACCGGCGGGTCGTACGAGCTGCGCCGGACCGCGCCGAGCTTCACCCCGGCCGAATACGCCCGCGCCCAGGCGCTCGCCGAACTGGCGGCGACCGTGGGCCGGCGGGAGGCCGACCAGGTCACCCTCGTCCTGCCCGACGGCGCGGAGGCGGTCGTCCGCCCGGCGACCGCCGGCGACCTCACCGCCGTGGTGGACCTGCACCGGGCCTGCTCGGCGGACACCCTGCACCGCCGCTACCTCGGCGGGGCGGCGCAGCCCGCGGCGGCCCGGCTCGGCCGGCTGCTGGAGCCGGCCCAGGGCCTGACCCTCGTCGCGGCGGTGGCCGATCCGGCGGGCGCGGTGGTGACCGGTCCGGGTTGGCCGACGTCGGCCCCGGGCGGGGCGCTGGACGGCTTCGCCGGGGCGGTTGCCGGCTCCGGCGGGGCGGTGGACGGTTTCGCCGGGGCGCTGGATGGTTCGGCCGGGGCGGTTGCCGGCTCCGGCGGGGCAGCGGGTCCGGGCGGTGCGGCGGTCGGTTCCGGCGGGGCGGCGGAACCGGTCGTCGCGATGGCGAACCTGCTCGTCGAGGGCGACGAGGCCGAGGTGGCGCTGCTGGTGCGCGACGACTGGCAGCGGCGGGGGATCGGCACGGCCCTGCTGCGCCGGCTGGTCCGGCACGCCGAGCGGGCCGGTCTGGCGGCGCTGGTGCTGCACGTCCAGGCGGAGAACACGCCGATGCTGCGCACCGTGCGCCGGCTGGCCCGGCCGACGGTGACGGAGCGGGACGGCACCCTAATCACCGTCAGCCTCGCGGTGACCGGAGCCCCGGCCGGGGTGGTGCCGGCCCAGCTGCGCCGCCGCTGA
- a CDS encoding amino acid-binding protein, translated as MLLRVRVTLPDRPGTLGQVARTLGVSGADIVQVVVLERLGGRAVDDFTVVWPGASRVERLLAGLAAIPGVRVDGVWRAIGAPTTTGQDAELLAQVAGNPADGLATLVDAVPGLLAADWSVAAVVPLDWASRTGGGGGDATVAQASWRVPVPPSLPEITPLRARALTGADGTHYAIAPFGRAGLVLVVSRDQTEALSPAAFHSTEVDRLAQLVRASAVILGDRLDLVGAPPVVAGG; from the coding sequence ATGTTGCTGAGAGTTCGGGTGACCCTGCCGGACCGTCCCGGCACCCTCGGCCAGGTGGCCCGCACGCTCGGCGTCTCCGGTGCCGACATCGTCCAGGTCGTCGTCCTGGAACGGCTCGGTGGGCGGGCGGTCGACGACTTCACCGTGGTGTGGCCGGGCGCCTCCCGGGTCGAGCGGCTGCTGGCCGGCCTGGCCGCCATCCCCGGCGTGCGGGTCGACGGCGTGTGGCGGGCGATCGGCGCGCCGACGACCACCGGGCAGGACGCCGAGCTGCTCGCCCAGGTCGCCGGCAACCCGGCCGACGGCCTGGCCACGCTGGTCGACGCGGTGCCGGGGCTGCTCGCTGCGGACTGGTCGGTGGCGGCGGTGGTCCCGCTGGACTGGGCCTCGCGCACCGGCGGCGGGGGCGGCGACGCCACGGTGGCGCAGGCGAGCTGGCGGGTGCCGGTCCCGCCCAGCCTGCCCGAGATCACCCCGTTGCGGGCCCGCGCGCTGACCGGGGCCGACGGCACCCACTACGCGATCGCGCCGTTCGGCCGGGCCGGCCTGGTGCTGGTGGTGTCCCGCGACCAGACCGAGGCGCTGAGCCCCGCCGCGTTCCACTCCACCGAGGTGGACCGGCTCGCCCAGCTGGTCCGGGCCAGCGCGGTGATCCTCGGTGACCGGCTGGACCTGGTGGGCGCGCCGCCGGTGGTGGCCGGCGGCTGA
- a CDS encoding VOC family protein, with product MAVITQVSLGVSDCERAARFWAAALGYVRRPPRYPGDGWIVLAPPPGVPGTALAMDLSESPAEAFPRVHLDLTAGGRDLDDEVDRLVGLGARRVDWPHYPAQLEPGASPYVVLADTEGNRFCVAGRRRAR from the coding sequence ATGGCAGTGATCACGCAGGTCTCCCTGGGGGTCTCCGACTGCGAACGGGCCGCCCGGTTCTGGGCCGCCGCCCTGGGCTACGTACGCCGGCCGCCGCGCTATCCGGGCGACGGGTGGATCGTGCTCGCGCCGCCGCCCGGGGTGCCCGGCACGGCGCTCGCGATGGACCTCAGCGAGAGCCCGGCCGAGGCGTTCCCCCGGGTGCACCTGGACCTGACCGCCGGAGGACGGGACCTCGACGACGAGGTGGACCGCCTCGTCGGGCTCGGCGCGCGGCGGGTGGACTGGCCGCACTACCCGGCGCAGCTCGAACCGGGCGCCTCCCCGTACGTCGTGCTCGCCGACACCGAGGGCAACCGGTTCTGCGTCGCCGGCCGACGGCGCGCCCGCTGA